In Rhododendron vialii isolate Sample 1 chromosome 9a, ASM3025357v1, the following are encoded in one genomic region:
- the LOC131300629 gene encoding uncharacterized protein LOC131300629 has protein sequence MASVSSVPYEVNSSFAVFNLSASRRMAPCCSINPRSKNDADSSPHRIATLRGHSSRRRLPRISAAATASNSSVLAPRSGNDGGVLFSETLDEWMRDSTAEIVRNLRKAPLLVQIYASGDGSAGKVETEKAVADEWPAVTRRWKDGVAPPPDGVILVEELAGDGGEEDGTRAWGMVVQGKGAECGPVCYLMKTSRVGSGLGLGCTHFCLMKVEGFRESAPSQLKNCWLLR, from the coding sequence TCCGTCAGCAGCGTTCCCTACGAGGTGAATTCTTCTTTCGCTGTGTTCAATCTATCTGCATCGCGAAGAATGGCGCCGTGTTGCTCCATCAATCCACGATCCAAAAACGACGCAGATTCAAGTCCGCATCGGATTGCCACGCTCCGCGGTCATTCGTCGAGGAGGAGACTGCCTCGAATCTCCGCCGCGGCGACGGCGTCGAATTCCTCTGTTCTCGCGCCGCGTTCCGGAAACGACGGCGGCGTTCTGTTTTCCGAAACGCTCGACGAGTGGATGAGAGATTCGACGGCGGAGATCGTTCGCAACCTTCGGAAAGCGCCGCTGCTCGTCCAGATCTACGCGAGCGGCGACGGATCAGCTGGAAAGGTGGAGACGGAGAAGGCGGTCGCCGACGAGTGGCCGGCGGTCACGCGTAGGTGGAAGGACGGCGTCGCGCCGCCGCCGGACGGAGTGATCCTGGTGGAAGAGCTCGCCGGAGACGGAGGGGAAGAGGACGGGACGCGGGCGTGGGGGATGGTGGTTCAGGGAAAGGGGGCGGAATGCGGCCCGGTCTGTTACTTGATGAAGACTAGtagggtcgggtcgggtttgggcTTGGGTTGCACGCATTTTTGCCTGATGAAGGTTGAGGGGTTCAGGGAGAGTGCTCCGTCGCAGCTTAAAAATTGTTGGCTGTTGAGATGA